Below is a genomic region from Deltaproteobacteria bacterium.
ATGGGGGGGATTCCCCTTCCTGAAGTATGAATCCGGGCAATTGGTCAGCAAACCTCCAGGACCTTTTTCCTGGATCAGAGCCCTGGGGGCCAGGTTATGAACCTAAAAGAGATGTTGTCATTTTTTTCTTCCGTAAAAGAACTCAAAACGATCTGGAAAGTTGAACGCGATGGGAAAGGGGGATATTTAGCCGGAACAGCCCATTTTTTCCCCTACAGTCTAAAAAAATCCTTACTTCATTATATCCGGAAAGCAAAGGTTGTTTTATTCGAGGGCCCTCTGGATGAACAAAGCATGAATCAGGTCATCGAAAATGGCTCCCAGGCCGGAGGAGCGACCGCGCTTATAGAAGCCCTGGATGCCCAAACGATCGAAAAAATCAAGAAGAGCGCCGGCTCGCTCTTCAGGGAGTCTGACTCCTTTCCCTTGATTCTTCCTTTTGCTGCCAAGGTTCAAAATCACTTGCACGCCCATTTTCAAAACCTTCGTCCCTGGATGGCTTTCTTCCATATCTGGTCTAATTTTTTAAAGGAGAGGGGGTGGAAACATTCAGTGGATCTGGAAGCCTTCAACATTGCCACCAGCCTTAGGAAGGAGATTATCTTCCTCGAGACCATCGAGGAGCAAATCGCCGGGATGGAAGGTATTCCTCTGGAACGTTTCACCAATTTTTTTAAAAAAATCGACCAATGGGAAGCATGGGCCAAATCCCATGCCCGGCTTTATCTGCAGGGAGACATAGAAGCCATAATGGCCGTAATCAGTGAATTTCCTTCCCGCTGCCCATCTATTGTCGAGAACCGGGATCCGGTCATGTTTGCCAGAATGAAGGGTTTTTTTGAAAAAGGCCAGGTTATTGCTTTTGTAGGAACGTCCCATATTCCGGGAATTAAAAAGAGGTTCCTGGAGGCAGGATATAAAGTTACCCGGCATTACGGGGGATGAATGATCACTTCTCCTGAAGAAGAATTCATCAAAAACTATGCCTATGTGCCGGAACACATGCCGGGCTACGGGTCAGTCATGTCAGGAGGAGAGCCCTTCCTTTTAGAAGACTACCTTTGTTATAAAGGAAAAGAGTTGCTCATCTTCGTAGGCTTTCCCTTGAAAGGGACTTTCAATGAAAAGAAAGTGAGCGAGGTCCTGGAAGTCGCTGTAAAAAGGTTCAAACCCGCCCAGGTAGCCCTCATCGCGCCGACCACCTCCCTCCGGTCCGGTAAGCGGAGCGAAACGGATATTTACTATAAACTCGATCTGGTGAATCTCAAGATCCGATCGAAATTAAAGAATATGATCCAAAGGGCCTCTAGAGAACTGGGAGTGGAGAAAGGACGGGAATTTAAAGATGAACACCGGCATCTCGTTAAAATTTTTTTAAGCTCCCGGGATGTAGGAGAGGAGACCCGGGCCATTTTCGAAAGAATACCTAAATACATTTCTTTGGCCTCCACTGTCTGGATTTTCAGCGCCAGAGACCGGGCCGGAAACTTGCTGGCCTTTGACGTGGCTGAATTCGGCGCCATCAATTATGCCTTTTACATGTTCAATTTCAGATCCCGGCAACACCATGTACCCGGGGCGTCAGACCTTCTCCTCCATGCCTTGATCAGGGAGGCCGAACAACAGGGGAAAACCTACGTGAATCTTGGATTGGGCGTAAATCAAGGAGTAGCCTTCTTTAAAAAAAAATGGGGTGGCCAGCCCTTCCTCAACCATGAATTCCTTCTTTACCGGCCTTCCTCCCCTACTCTCTTCGATTCCCTCCTGCAAGGATTCTCCAAGTCATGAAGAAAGGATTCTGGAAAAATTTTTTTCAAGGATCTGGCGGAAAAAGGTTTGCTGCCTGGCAGGTCGAGCTCACTTCAAGATGCCCCCTGCGCTGCAGGATGTGCAATCGGATTGAATATGAAGAATTTTCCCGCAGGGATATGCTCTTAGAGGATTTTAAAAGGCTCCTCCCTTATTTCCAGGATGTAGAAGCCGTGGTTCTGGAAGGATGGGGAGAATCCCTCCTTCATAAAGACCTAATCGAGTGTATCCGCTTGGCCAAGAGAGAAGGTCCCCGGGTAGGTTTTGTGACCAGCGGGAAAGGATTGAATGAAGCCTATATCGCCGAACTTCTCCAGGTTGGGGTTGACTTTATGGGGTTTTCGCTGGCGGGAGCCACTCCTCAGACCCATAATGCCATTCGGGTGAACTCGGACCTTCATGATCTCCTCCAGAACATCCGGATTTTTCAGGAAAGGAAATCCCGGGAAAAACTCACCCATCCCCGATTACACATCGTTTACCTCTTACTGCAGGAGAACATCCGGGAAGTGCCGGCTCTTATATCCCTGGCCCGGGATCTTGAAATTGGAGAGGTAGTCCTGATCAACCTGATTCACGTAACGAATTCCTGGCAGAACGAGCAAAAAGTATTTGCCGAAAAAGGTCGGGAAGGTTACGAGAATATCCTGCAGGAAGCAGAGAAGAAAGCCCGGGCAGGGAAAATCAAATTGCGGTGCCCTTCTCTTTCCTATCGGGAGGTAGCCGTTTGCGCGGAAGATCCTCTCCATAATTTATACATATCTGTCGAGGGAGAAATCTCTCCTTGCGTTTACCTCAATCCGCCTCTCCCTTCCCCCTTTAAAAGAATTTTTCAAGGGAGAGAAATCCAGATGGAAAGAGTGAATTTTGGGAATCTCTTTCACGAGCCTTTGGACAGAATTTGGAATGATAAAAAATACGTGGAATTCAGGGAAAATTGGGCCCGCAGGAAAAAATATTTTGAGGAAAGGGTTGCTTCCCTCTGGGATGGGGACAAACGAAGGGGTACCGACTGGCAAACTTTTCCCGACCCTCCCGTGCCCTGC
It encodes:
- a CDS encoding TraB/GumN family protein; protein product: MNLKEMLSFFSSVKELKTIWKVERDGKGGYLAGTAHFFPYSLKKSLLHYIRKAKVVLFEGPLDEQSMNQVIENGSQAGGATALIEALDAQTIEKIKKSAGSLFRESDSFPLILPFAAKVQNHLHAHFQNLRPWMAFFHIWSNFLKERGWKHSVDLEAFNIATSLRKEIIFLETIEEQIAGMEGIPLERFTNFFKKIDQWEAWAKSHARLYLQGDIEAIMAVISEFPSRCPSIVENRDPVMFARMKGFFEKGQVIAFVGTSHIPGIKKRFLEAGYKVTRHYGG
- a CDS encoding radical SAM protein, producing the protein MKKGFWKNFFQGSGGKRFAAWQVELTSRCPLRCRMCNRIEYEEFSRRDMLLEDFKRLLPYFQDVEAVVLEGWGESLLHKDLIECIRLAKREGPRVGFVTSGKGLNEAYIAELLQVGVDFMGFSLAGATPQTHNAIRVNSDLHDLLQNIRIFQERKSREKLTHPRLHIVYLLLQENIREVPALISLARDLEIGEVVLINLIHVTNSWQNEQKVFAEKGREGYENILQEAEKKARAGKIKLRCPSLSYREVAVCAEDPLHNLYISVEGEISPCVYLNPPLPSPFKRIFQGREIQMERVNFGNLFHEPLDRIWNDKKYVEFRENWARRKKYFEERVASLWDGDKRRGTDWQTFPDPPVPCQTCYKVEGA